The sequence CCCAGGGAAATGATGGCAATGGGCACTTCCATCATGCTCGCCAAAAAGTGCAAATAGTCCAACGCCGCCTTGGGCAATTCCTCTAAGGAACGGCAATGGCTGGTGGGGGATTGCCAACCGGGGAGGGTCTCATACACGGGCTGACAACGGGCAAACTGACGGCTACTATTGGGAAAATTGCGGGTGCGTTGTCCGTCAATTTCGTAGGCGACACAGACTTTAATTTCTGGCAATTCATCCAGCACATCTAATTTGGTAATCGCCAAACAATCCATGCCATTGATCCGCACCGCATAACGACCAATCACCGCATCAAACCACCCACAACGCCGTTTCCGCCCGGTCGTCGTGCCAAATTCTGCCCCCCGTTCGCACAGATGCTCGCCCACATCCCCATGCAATTCCGTGGGAAAAGGCCCCTCCCCCACCCGGGTCGTGTAGGCTTTCGCCACCCCAATCACCCGGTCAATCATGGTCGGCCCGATCCCCGCCCCCACACAGGCTCCCCCCGCCACCGGGTTGGAAGAAGTGACGTAGGGATAGGTGCCGTGGTCCAAGTCCAGCAAAGTTCCCTGCGCCCCTTCAAATAGGATATTGCGTCGCTTTTGGACTGCTTCCCACAAGACCAGCGTACTGTCCACAATGTGGGGTCGCAGGCGTTGGGCATACGCCAGATATTGCTGAATAATTTCCTCCGCATCCAGGGGCGGGCGGTTATACAGCTTTTCCAATACCACATTTTTCTGGGTAATCGTCCAGGTCAGTTGTTCCCGCAGTCCCTCCGGGTCGAGCAAATCCTGCACCCGAATCCCAGTCCGGTCCGACTTGTCCGCATAAGTAGGGCCAATCCCCCGCCCGGTGGTGCCAATCCGATGCCGACCCCGATATTCCTCCTCCGCTTGGTCAATCAGGCGATGGTAGGGCATGGTCACGTGGGCGGTCTGGGAAATCCAGAGGTTGTCCGTCGGTACCCCCAACTGCTCCAGTTGAGCCATTTCCGCCAGCAATACCTGGGGGTCAATCACCGTGCCACTGCCGATGATGCACTGGGTATCCGGGTAAAGAATCCCGGAAGGAATCAGGTGCAACTTAAACGTCTGCCCCGCCACCACCACCGTATGCCCCGCATTCACCCCCCCCTGGTAGCGCACCACCACGTCCGCCGAGGCACTCAGCAGGTCGGTAATTTTCCCCTTCCCCTCATCGCCCCACTGGGCACCAATCACAATAACGTTGGCCAAGGTCGCAATTGATCAAGAAACCACAAGCTTCTGATTGTAACATAGGGGTTGCTCCCAATCAAGAATTGCCCTTGAAGTCCTTGAGGTTAAATAAAAAGGGTACGCCGGTGGTATTGCCGCCCCCCATGACTAAAACTTGGGGCATTTGGGCACCCCCGGATTTCCAGGCTTCGATGGCTTCTTTTTGCAGTACCAATTCCCCCCCTTGGGCCCGCAGGGTTTCGGCGAGCAACCGCTGGGCTTCCGCTTTCCCCCGGGCCCGGTTAACTTCCGCCTGGGCTTCCTGTTCCGCCGCTTGGGCCACATACACCGCCCGTTGGGCCTGCTGTTCGGCGATTTGTTTTTCTTCCACCGCCCGGGCAAATTCCGGTGAGAAATTCAAATCCACCACACTCGTATCCAGGACGATGATGCCGTATTTTTCCAAGCGACTTTGCAGGGCACTATCAAAATCATTTTTGAGCAATTCCCGCTGGGTAATGGATTCCTCGGCGGTGCGGCGGGCGGCGGCCACCTTGAAGGATTCCTGGGTCTGGGGGGCAATGATTTTCGCCACGATATTGGCTAGGGAACCCTGGGTACGGCGAATTTCCACCACCCGTTGGGGGTCGAGCCGGAAGTTGATGGCAAATCGCCCGGTCAGGTCCTGTAAATCCTTGGTGGCACTTTGCGCCGGGACTTCAAATTTTTGCACCGTCACATCATAGACATCCACCTGGGAAATCAAGGGGGGTTTGAGGTGTATCCCCTCCAAAAGTGCCCCGTCCTGGGATTTGCCCAAAATACTCAGCACTCCCGCTTCCCCGGGGTTGATGATCACATAGGAACTCAACCCCAGAAACAAAACTAGGGCGAGAATCACACCACTGAATAAGTTAGATACATTTGGGGTTTTCACGGGGCAATCCCTCCGCAGATGACGCTCCTATTATTCCCCACCGGGAGCAGGTCAGGCAACCTGTACTGCATTTGACCCGTCGCTTGGGTCACAAACCCATAGGGTTATGTGCAGATAGAACCACTCTCAAATCAGGGCACCTCTGTTGAGGAAAAAGCAGGGGTACTGTAGATACTTGCTTCGTATTTTTTTTATTAAGATGCCTGGGGTTTATTGATTTTTATAGATACTATGCCAATATGATTGAAAACCGACCGAATATGGGGCGAAAATTCACAAATACCTCAGTTATGATGATAAAATACCATGCGACTGTTCCTCACTGACCCCCTATGGACACCCCAAGCCTGCTGTTATCCGGGCTGAATCCGGCACAACGTCAAGCGGTGCAACATTTTTGCGGCCCTCTGCTGGTGGTGGCGGGGGCAGGTTCGGGCAAAACCCGGGCGTTAACCTACCGGATTGCCTATCTATTGGAACATTACCGGGTTGACCCGCAACACATTTTAGCCGTTACGTTTACGAATAAGGCGGCCAAGGAAATAAAAACCCGGATTGAGGATTTACTTGCCCAGCGTTTAGCCAAACAGTCCGGTCAGGAATTTGCCCAGCTATCGGGGGTGGAACAAAATCAATTGCGCTCCCAGATTTATCGCCAGGTGACCCGGCATCTCTGGATGGGGACGTTTCATAGTTTATGTGGTCGCCTCCTGCGTTACGACATTGAAAAATATCAGGATGAACAGGGGCGAAAATGGACGAAAAATTTTACGATTTTGGATGAGGGTGAGGCGCAAACTCTGATCAAGCAGATTACCCAAAAAGATATGAATTTAGATGAGAAACGTTTTGATCCCCGGCAGGTACGTTATACCATTAGTCGCATCAAAAACCAGGGGAAATCCCCCAGCCAATACGAGCGGGAAGAACCGAATTATCGGGGGCGGGTGATTGCGGAAGTGTACAGCCGCTATCAACAGGAACTCGCTAAGAATAATAGCCTGGATTTTGACGATTTACTGCTGGTGCCCGTGCGGTTATTTCAACAGAATGAACAGATTTTAGCCTACTGGCATCAACAGTTTCGCCACATTGCGGTGGATGAATATCAGGATACCAACCATACCCAGTATGAATTAATCCGTTTATTGACCACCAATGGGCAGGCAGTACGGGATATTTCCTGGGAAAACCGTTCCATTTTTGTGGTGGGCGATGCGGATCAATCCATCTATCGCTTCCGGGGCGCAGATTTTACGATTTTAATGAATTTTCAAAACGATTTTGGGGACCGCTTGCCGGATGATGACACCCGCACGATGGTGAAATTAGAACAAAATTATCGCTCGGTTGCCAACATTTTAACAGCCGCCAACCATCTGATTCAACACAACCAGGAACGGATTGATAAAATACTGCGTCCAACCCACGGTGCCGGGGACAAAATCCTCACCTTTGAAGCGACGGATGAGCGGGACGAAGCGGATTATATCCTGCAAAAGTTACGGCATTTACGCCAGAAAAATCCCCACTATTCCTGGCAAAGTTTCGCCATTTTATACCGCACCAATGCCCAGTCCCGTGCCCTGGAAGAAGTGCTGGTGCGGGGGGATATTCCGTATCAGGTGGTGGGGGGATTGCGGTTTTATGACCGGAAAGAAATTAAGGATGCCCTAGCCTATTTACGTCTGTTGGTGAACCCTACGGATAATATCAGTTTAATCCGGGTGATTAATACGCCCAAACGGGGGATTGGTAAAACCACGCTCGACCAGATTGGGCAATGGGCGGAAGAACGTAATCAATCCCTGTGGCAAGTGATTGCCGGGACGGATGCCCTCACCCAATTCAAGGGAAAAACCGCTAAATCCATTCAGGAATTTGTTTACTTAATCGAACATTGGCAACAACAATTGGACAGCAAAACTGCCCCCGAAATTATCCAGGGGATTCTCACCCAGTCGGGCTACCGGCGGGAACTGGAATTGGAAGGCACGGATGAGGCCAACGAACGGTTGCAAAATTTGCAGGAATTGGTGAATGCCGCCATTCAGTACGGGGAGGAGAATGAAGACACCTCACTGATTGGTTTTTTGTCCAATGCCTCCCTGGCTTCGGATTTAGACCAGTTGGAGCAGGGGCCGGACAAGGTGACCCTGATGACCCTCCACGCCTCCAAAGGTTTGGAATTTCCGGTGGTGTTTATGGTGGGCTTGGAGCAGGGGCTGTTCCCCAATTTTCGCTCCCTGAATGACCCGGTGGCGCTTGAGGAG comes from Synechococcus sp. C9 and encodes:
- a CDS encoding adenylosuccinate synthase, producing MANVIVIGAQWGDEGKGKITDLLSASADVVVRYQGGVNAGHTVVVAGQTFKLHLIPSGILYPDTQCIIGSGTVIDPQVLLAEMAQLEQLGVPTDNLWISQTAHVTMPYHRLIDQAEEEYRGRHRIGTTGRGIGPTYADKSDRTGIRVQDLLDPEGLREQLTWTITQKNVVLEKLYNRPPLDAEEIIQQYLAYAQRLRPHIVDSTLVLWEAVQKRRNILFEGAQGTLLDLDHGTYPYVTSSNPVAGGACVGAGIGPTMIDRVIGVAKAYTTRVGEGPFPTELHGDVGEHLCERGAEFGTTTGRKRRCGWFDAVIGRYAVRINGMDCLAITKLDVLDELPEIKVCVAYEIDGQRTRNFPNSSRQFARCQPVYETLPGWQSPTSHCRSLEELPKAALDYLHFLASMMEVPIAIISLGAGREQTIIVEDPIHGPKRALLPVS
- a CDS encoding prohibitin family protein gives rise to the protein MKTPNVSNLFSGVILALVLFLGLSSYVIINPGEAGVLSILGKSQDGALLEGIHLKPPLISQVDVYDVTVQKFEVPAQSATKDLQDLTGRFAINFRLDPQRVVEIRRTQGSLANIVAKIIAPQTQESFKVAAARRTAEESITQRELLKNDFDSALQSRLEKYGIIVLDTSVVDLNFSPEFARAVEEKQIAEQQAQRAVYVAQAAEQEAQAEVNRARGKAEAQRLLAETLRAQGGELVLQKEAIEAWKSGGAQMPQVLVMGGGNTTGVPFLFNLKDFKGNS
- the pcrA gene encoding DNA helicase PcrA, which produces MDTPSLLLSGLNPAQRQAVQHFCGPLLVVAGAGSGKTRALTYRIAYLLEHYRVDPQHILAVTFTNKAAKEIKTRIEDLLAQRLAKQSGQEFAQLSGVEQNQLRSQIYRQVTRHLWMGTFHSLCGRLLRYDIEKYQDEQGRKWTKNFTILDEGEAQTLIKQITQKDMNLDEKRFDPRQVRYTISRIKNQGKSPSQYEREEPNYRGRVIAEVYSRYQQELAKNNSLDFDDLLLVPVRLFQQNEQILAYWHQQFRHIAVDEYQDTNHTQYELIRLLTTNGQAVRDISWENRSIFVVGDADQSIYRFRGADFTILMNFQNDFGDRLPDDDTRTMVKLEQNYRSVANILTAANHLIQHNQERIDKILRPTHGAGDKILTFEATDERDEADYILQKLRHLRQKNPHYSWQSFAILYRTNAQSRALEEVLVRGDIPYQVVGGLRFYDRKEIKDALAYLRLLVNPTDNISLIRVINTPKRGIGKTTLDQIGQWAEERNQSLWQVIAGTDALTQFKGKTAKSIQEFVYLIEHWQQQLDSKTAPEIIQGILTQSGYRRELELEGTDEANERLQNLQELVNAAIQYGEENEDTSLIGFLSNASLASDLDQLEQGPDKVTLMTLHASKGLEFPVVFMVGLEQGLFPNFRSLNDPVALEEERRLCYVGITRAKERLFLTHATSRRLYGNQREPATASMFLEELPPEVVRADRAGSWSLPSNPRQATHPRSPKPSSPRRTWSVGDRCLHRKFGVGQVTHVFGQAPRIHLGIRFENHPTPKMIDPQLVELTPLED